One Kineococcus radiotolerans SRS30216 = ATCC BAA-149 DNA window includes the following coding sequences:
- a CDS encoding CapA family protein yields the protein MSGCSSAPTAGRDEAMGVAHAPGPVTVAVAGDVHFEGSSAAALQPDGLRPVAPVLSAADLSLVNLETAVTERGQPAAKQYTFRAPAAALTALRGAGVDVIGMANNHSLDYGSVGLSDTLAAGRAAKLPLIGIGQDAEQAFRPYTVNIRGHRVAVLAATQVLDSSLVQQWTATKEHPGVAAVQNATGQKLLLAAVKTAEEQADSVIVLMHWGQERNTCPLPRQESLAGDLISAGADAVVGSHAHVQLGNGWLTKDGRKGFVDYGLGNFVFYARGGAAAQSGVLTLPAAGGVSSAAWQPARISGGVPQPLSGADSDRAVADKEALRGCTDLASRP from the coding sequence ATGAGCGGCTGTTCCAGTGCACCGACGGCCGGCAGGGACGAAGCGATGGGGGTTGCCCATGCGCCGGGGCCGGTTACGGTTGCCGTCGCCGGCGATGTTCACTTCGAGGGCTCCAGTGCGGCGGCACTGCAGCCAGACGGACTGCGTCCGGTGGCTCCGGTGCTCAGCGCCGCCGACCTGAGCCTTGTCAACCTGGAGACGGCCGTCACCGAGCGGGGTCAGCCCGCCGCGAAGCAGTACACCTTTCGGGCTCCGGCGGCGGCGTTGACGGCCCTGCGAGGCGCGGGCGTGGACGTCATCGGCATGGCCAACAATCACAGCCTCGACTACGGCAGCGTCGGGCTCTCGGACACCCTGGCTGCTGGGCGAGCCGCGAAGCTCCCCCTCATCGGCATCGGGCAGGACGCCGAGCAGGCTTTCCGGCCCTACACGGTCAACATCCGGGGTCACCGGGTGGCGGTCCTGGCCGCCACCCAGGTGCTGGACTCCTCACTGGTTCAGCAGTGGACGGCGACGAAAGAGCACCCCGGAGTTGCTGCGGTGCAGAACGCGACGGGACAGAAGCTGCTGCTAGCGGCGGTGAAGACCGCGGAGGAGCAAGCGGACTCGGTGATCGTGCTGATGCACTGGGGTCAGGAACGCAACACCTGCCCCCTGCCGCGGCAGGAGTCTCTGGCCGGCGACCTCATCAGCGCCGGCGCTGACGCGGTGGTGGGCTCGCACGCTCACGTGCAGCTCGGCAACGGCTGGCTCACTAAAGACGGGCGTAAAGGCTTCGTGGACTACGGGCTGGGCAATTTCGTGTTCTACGCCCGCGGTGGCGCTGCCGCACAGTCGGGTGTCCTGACCCTGCCCGCCGCTGGCGGCGTCTCCTCTGCCGCCTGGCAACCAGCGCGGATCAGTGGCGGGGTTCCGCAGCCCTTGAGTGGAGCTGACTCCGATAGGGCAGTGGCGGACAAGGAGGCGCTACGGGGATGCACCGATCTCGCGTCACGTCCTTGA
- a CDS encoding WhiB family transcriptional regulator produces MSPTFAAWGWQLQGACREADPELLFHHDTERGTGRRHREAAALGVCAECQVLRRCRQYALAQGESNGVWGGLTEEQRRHLWAGEPQSASST; encoded by the coding sequence ATGAGCCCCACCTTCGCTGCCTGGGGGTGGCAACTGCAGGGTGCATGCCGGGAGGCGGACCCGGAGTTGCTCTTCCACCACGATACGGAGCGAGGGACAGGCCGCCGCCATCGCGAAGCCGCAGCCTTGGGGGTGTGCGCTGAGTGTCAGGTGCTGCGCCGATGCCGTCAGTATGCCCTGGCCCAGGGTGAGAGCAACGGCGTGTGGGGTGGGCTGACCGAGGAGCAACGGCGCCACCTGTGGGCTGGTGAGCCGCAAAGCGCATCCAGCACATGA
- a CDS encoding helix-turn-helix transcriptional regulator encodes MIGRDHELALMNTLVSTTQDQGRAVVIAGEAGIGKSTLAEEAARMARAAGFQELRCSGRQQVAASGYEGLRDLLHPVINVARTLPARQRTALMAAFGDDGTATPDHFLTSLAALGLLEEVAAHQPLLIVVEDLQWLDHSSATVVQFLARRLSNAPILLVMTLRTDSPFADVAWLPPEDVLVLGPLDQKQSGELLDASGGPASGWLRQRVLEEAAGNPLALRELPAALAGLHVDGGPPPEMLLQRLPVTQRLEATFVSEAENLPEGSRRLLLLAAAGADLPMPQLAAAARLAGLTGLSGLGGQRYRSDDLTPLERSGLLAVREGRYHFRHPLVPSAIYSAATAAQRAEAHHLLASAALDPARAAWHKAAVADGPDEVVAAALVGAGEEALRRGARAEAATAFHRAAQLSPSTEDRVERLARAAETARQAGRNHFATQVLREAVPLATSAFTVSELASSEVGLDVMAGVPARSAESLLATARQLAGPGGKDAGMERTHLLWAVAVLCVSRPHPDHVKQAVAAELLALDPGAALPSQQTALAMLDPLTYAPVLLPQMPALLPLVRTDLRVMLALGAAAEALHDLPTAMAAWLAGREQLHQVGASGDEAQVLTSLARFNVTFGDLTSALDNAELALRLVSESVMGPVMAVAYAAAALAHAWRGDIEAASTAVRLSRQPAGAPRLQETAVASWAAGLAALGQEDHRNAWLELQGTAVHPGTAAWALADLTEAAVRCGQEAAAQRAVDAVERAAAIVASPYLWTLVHRSRALLSDDEQAERHFVASIECGHTSAALLETARSSLAYGEWLRRRRRPLDARTHLEEALHVFEAQGARPWAERARRELRASGAARSLVNAASSVEEILTSQERQIAELAALGLTNKQIGDHLYLSHRTVSSHLYRVFPKLGISNRQQLAQVMPPARETTKF; translated from the coding sequence ATGATCGGACGCGATCATGAATTGGCCCTCATGAACACCCTGGTCTCCACGACGCAAGACCAGGGACGCGCGGTCGTCATTGCCGGTGAGGCAGGGATCGGGAAGAGCACGCTCGCGGAGGAAGCCGCCCGCATGGCCCGCGCCGCCGGATTCCAGGAGCTGCGGTGCAGTGGCCGGCAGCAGGTGGCTGCATCAGGCTACGAAGGGTTGCGGGACCTGCTGCACCCGGTGATCAATGTGGCTCGCACCCTGCCGGCGCGCCAGCGCACAGCCTTGATGGCTGCTTTCGGAGACGATGGAACCGCGACACCCGACCACTTCCTCACGAGCTTGGCGGCGCTGGGGCTGCTGGAGGAGGTGGCCGCTCACCAACCTCTGCTGATCGTCGTGGAGGACCTGCAGTGGCTGGATCACTCCAGCGCCACTGTGGTGCAGTTCTTGGCGCGACGGTTGAGCAACGCCCCCATTCTGCTGGTGATGACCCTGCGCACCGACTCGCCCTTTGCAGATGTGGCGTGGTTGCCACCGGAAGACGTTCTCGTACTGGGTCCTCTCGACCAGAAGCAGTCTGGCGAGCTCCTGGATGCTTCCGGCGGCCCCGCCTCCGGTTGGCTGCGCCAGCGAGTCCTGGAGGAGGCTGCTGGCAATCCGTTGGCGCTGCGGGAGCTACCCGCTGCTCTGGCGGGTCTGCACGTCGATGGCGGCCCGCCGCCGGAGATGTTGCTGCAACGTCTGCCGGTCACTCAGCGATTGGAGGCCACCTTTGTCTCCGAGGCGGAGAATCTACCGGAAGGCAGCAGGCGCCTTCTGCTGCTGGCGGCTGCCGGCGCCGACCTGCCCATGCCGCAGCTGGCCGCAGCCGCCCGCTTGGCGGGCTTGACCGGTCTGAGTGGTCTGGGCGGTCAGCGCTACCGCAGTGACGACCTCACCCCGCTAGAGCGCTCTGGGCTGTTGGCTGTGCGTGAGGGTCGTTACCACTTTCGACACCCCCTCGTTCCTTCGGCAATCTACTCAGCCGCAACGGCAGCGCAACGAGCCGAGGCGCACCACCTGCTCGCATCCGCTGCACTAGACCCGGCCCGGGCGGCGTGGCACAAAGCGGCAGTGGCGGACGGCCCCGATGAGGTGGTCGCTGCCGCCCTGGTGGGCGCCGGGGAAGAAGCGCTTCGACGTGGTGCGCGTGCCGAAGCGGCGACAGCCTTCCATCGAGCCGCGCAACTGTCCCCGAGCACAGAGGACCGCGTGGAGCGCCTGGCACGAGCTGCCGAGACGGCGCGCCAAGCCGGCCGCAACCACTTCGCGACGCAGGTATTGCGGGAAGCAGTGCCGCTGGCGACCAGCGCCTTCACGGTCAGCGAACTGGCCTCCAGCGAGGTCGGTCTGGACGTCATGGCCGGTGTTCCGGCCCGTAGCGCCGAAAGCCTGCTGGCGACTGCGCGTCAGCTTGCGGGCCCCGGCGGAAAAGACGCAGGGATGGAACGCACCCACCTGCTCTGGGCTGTAGCCGTGCTGTGCGTCTCACGCCCGCACCCTGACCACGTCAAGCAGGCCGTGGCTGCGGAGTTGCTCGCCCTTGACCCAGGAGCAGCTCTCCCCTCCCAACAGACCGCGCTCGCCATGCTCGATCCGCTGACCTACGCTCCAGTGCTGCTGCCGCAGATGCCTGCGCTGCTGCCCCTGGTACGCACCGACCTGCGCGTTATGCTGGCCCTCGGCGCAGCCGCCGAGGCGCTGCACGACCTGCCCACCGCGATGGCCGCCTGGCTGGCAGGCAGGGAGCAGTTGCACCAGGTGGGCGCAAGTGGCGATGAAGCGCAGGTCCTGACCTCTCTGGCGCGGTTCAACGTCACCTTCGGTGATCTCACGTCAGCGCTGGATAACGCCGAGCTTGCGCTGCGGTTGGTCTCCGAATCCGTGATGGGCCCCGTCATGGCCGTCGCCTACGCCGCCGCCGCGCTCGCACACGCGTGGCGTGGCGACATCGAAGCGGCATCGACCGCCGTCCGTTTGAGCCGGCAGCCCGCTGGAGCGCCACGGTTGCAGGAAACAGCAGTTGCATCCTGGGCTGCAGGACTTGCCGCTCTGGGACAAGAGGATCACCGCAACGCGTGGCTGGAACTACAGGGAACGGCGGTGCATCCTGGGACGGCTGCGTGGGCGCTGGCGGACCTGACAGAGGCAGCGGTGCGCTGCGGGCAGGAAGCCGCGGCGCAACGGGCCGTGGACGCTGTCGAGCGGGCCGCTGCCATAGTCGCCTCGCCATACCTATGGACGTTGGTGCACCGCAGCCGTGCTCTGCTGAGCGACGACGAACAGGCGGAACGCCACTTCGTCGCATCCATCGAGTGCGGGCACACCAGCGCCGCCCTCCTGGAAACGGCGCGCAGTAGCCTGGCGTACGGCGAGTGGCTGCGTCGTCGGCGACGTCCACTGGATGCCCGCACGCACTTGGAGGAGGCGCTGCACGTCTTTGAGGCGCAAGGGGCGCGCCCGTGGGCTGAGCGGGCTCGTAGGGAGCTGCGAGCATCAGGCGCAGCGCGTTCGCTGGTCAACGCTGCCTCCTCCGTCGAGGAGATCCTTACGTCTCAGGAACGGCAGATCGCCGAGCTTGCCGCGCTCGGCCTGACCAACAAGCAGATCGGGGACCACCTCTACCTGTCCCATCGGACCGTCTCAAGCCACCTCTACCGTGTCTTCCCCAAGCTGGGCATCAGCAACCGCCAACAGCTGGCCCAGGTCATGCCGCCCGCACGGGAGACAACGAAGTTCTGA
- a CDS encoding TetR/AcrR family transcriptional regulator, whose amino-acid sequence MPPPSFQRARSALRKQQRATDLLEAARALACEQSLRTLTLTAIAARAGVHVSGVRRYFASREDILLTLAGQEWRVWGAEVTAAVLGAQAPISAHDLGRILASAFVQHPLFCDLMGHVPLSLEPEAAPDCVRTYELIRAGALGEVADAVAAQVPSLDRPRAAELLATAVVLAGPLWHQTTQPTSTPKAGDASGDASGDALGDGLAGGVEDGFTERLSRVLDALVRGLSTPSAI is encoded by the coding sequence GTGCCGCCTCCCAGCTTTCAGCGCGCGCGGTCTGCGCTGCGCAAGCAGCAGCGTGCTACGGATCTGCTGGAAGCGGCCCGGGCCTTGGCGTGTGAGCAGAGCCTGCGCACTCTCACTCTGACCGCCATCGCCGCTCGTGCCGGTGTCCACGTCTCGGGTGTTCGTCGCTACTTCGCCTCCCGTGAAGACATCCTCTTGACCTTGGCCGGGCAGGAGTGGCGCGTCTGGGGTGCGGAGGTCACCGCTGCCGTCTTGGGTGCCCAGGCGCCGATCAGTGCGCACGATCTTGGTCGCATCCTGGCTTCTGCTTTCGTCCAGCACCCTCTCTTCTGCGATCTGATGGGTCATGTCCCGCTCAGCTTGGAGCCGGAGGCGGCGCCGGACTGTGTTCGCACCTATGAGCTGATCCGGGCCGGTGCGCTGGGTGAGGTCGCCGACGCCGTCGCAGCGCAAGTGCCTTCGCTGGACCGTCCGCGAGCCGCTGAGCTTCTGGCGACCGCTGTGGTGCTCGCCGGCCCGTTGTGGCACCAGACGACTCAGCCGACGTCTACCCCTAAGGCGGGGGATGCCTCGGGGGATGCCTCGGGGGATGCCCTGGGAGACGGCTTGGCGGGGGGTGTGGAGGATGGCTTCACTGAACGCCTCAGCCGGGTGCTGGATGCGCTCGTCCGCGGCTTGAGCACCCCCTCCGCGATCTGA
- a CDS encoding helix-turn-helix transcriptional regulator, with amino-acid sequence MIGREPELAELQKLLESVTASGVGKVAVVEGEAGIGKTALVTAFAQTATAAGVRRLRCAGFQREALAGFAALHELLHPVLDQAETLPPRQRAALLTAFGLQEGPAPDRLLISLAVLGLLEEVAASQPLLLLIEDAPWLDPSSAEVLGFLARRLEGAPILLVATVRTAGSDSAPAERGSEVLQSSAAARIQLSALSHEHSEQLLDTVAASGDLAAAMRRRVLQEAGGNPLALREFTSALRARGLGEQPPTSAPLPTTRRLEAAFLSEVADLPQNSRTLLLLAAAGEEASLPQLLTAGHVLGLSPQDLVALERADLVTVIGDRLQLRHPLLRSAVYGAASVIERAAAHRVLATAVTDSARAAWHRSAATFGRDESVAAALESSADHAAERGARAEAAAALRRAAELSPDPDEQVRRLIQAAELARQAGLVETVEQTIQLAEPLAVTPQRRYELSQVRGILGTYIGKDNDNTADQFAFAHALAGASGTDLPQVRARVLTAAAFGVINRTTGDIAQDAAKRREVYDALAAIDLGGWDDYQQLGLAALDPLGRAQVMRPVLPDLARSLGDNLPLLLGVGQVAEHLHDLTTARFAWATTAEEFNRSGTSGDVGQSLALLANLRLIAGQVGEARADGENARRMALDLGLPVVAAAAEAGLARTYLWAGRPQEAAAAVRRARQHHSGTQIVQAAANISWSAGLVALHERRYSDALAEMRAVGLHRAHAQWAVADLTEAAVRCGRGDEVEEFVAQVEHAAGVLQSGLLAMLVHRSRALLSDGPAAGDHFEAALTAGEGSGAPLEVARTHLLYGQWLRRTRRVLEARRHLGDALRQFEATGGSSSSLAVRATAELRAAGSAPSQRVEAPTTWMLTAQELQIAQLAAEGLTNKEIADRLYLSHRTVSSHLYRVFPKLGIAHRHQLRDALSYAHDQENRTSASGV; translated from the coding sequence GTGATCGGGCGCGAGCCGGAACTGGCTGAGCTGCAGAAGCTGCTCGAGTCGGTCACGGCCTCCGGTGTCGGCAAGGTCGCAGTGGTCGAGGGCGAAGCCGGCATCGGCAAGACGGCCCTGGTCACCGCCTTCGCCCAGACCGCCACCGCAGCGGGGGTCCGCCGGCTGCGCTGCGCGGGCTTCCAGCGTGAGGCGCTGGCTGGGTTCGCGGCCCTGCACGAGCTCCTGCACCCGGTGCTGGATCAGGCTGAGACCTTGCCTCCTCGCCAGCGTGCGGCCCTGCTGACCGCTTTCGGCTTGCAGGAGGGTCCGGCACCGGACCGGCTGCTCATCAGCCTGGCCGTGCTGGGCCTGCTGGAGGAGGTCGCGGCCAGCCAGCCGCTGCTGCTGCTCATCGAGGACGCGCCGTGGCTGGACCCCTCCAGTGCGGAGGTCCTCGGCTTCCTGGCTCGCCGCCTGGAGGGGGCACCGATCCTGCTGGTGGCCACCGTCCGCACCGCTGGCAGTGACAGCGCTCCCGCTGAACGAGGCAGCGAGGTCCTGCAGTCCTCCGCCGCGGCCCGGATCCAACTGTCCGCACTGTCCCACGAACACTCCGAGCAACTCCTCGACACCGTCGCCGCCTCCGGCGATCTGGCGGCGGCGATGCGTCGGCGCGTGCTGCAGGAGGCCGGCGGCAACCCCCTGGCCCTGCGGGAGTTCACCAGTGCCCTGCGCGCTCGCGGTCTCGGCGAGCAGCCCCCGACCAGCGCGCCGCTGCCCACCACCCGCCGCCTGGAAGCGGCGTTCCTTTCCGAGGTCGCGGACCTGCCGCAGAACAGCCGCACCCTGCTGCTGCTGGCCGCCGCCGGCGAGGAAGCCTCCCTGCCGCAGCTGCTCACCGCCGGGCACGTCCTGGGCCTGAGCCCTCAGGACCTGGTGGCCCTGGAACGCGCTGACCTGGTCACCGTGATCGGTGACCGGCTCCAGCTGCGTCACCCCCTGCTGCGCTCGGCCGTCTACGGCGCCGCGTCGGTCATCGAGCGCGCCGCGGCCCACCGGGTCCTGGCCACCGCGGTCACCGACAGCGCACGCGCTGCCTGGCACCGCTCAGCGGCCACCTTCGGGCGCGATGAGTCCGTCGCGGCGGCGCTGGAGTCCTCCGCCGACCACGCTGCTGAGCGCGGTGCCCGAGCCGAAGCCGCCGCTGCTCTGCGCCGGGCCGCCGAGCTGTCCCCCGACCCCGACGAGCAGGTCCGGCGCCTGATCCAGGCCGCGGAACTGGCCCGTCAGGCGGGTCTGGTCGAGACCGTCGAGCAGACCATCCAGCTGGCTGAGCCGCTGGCCGTGACCCCCCAGCGTCGCTACGAGCTCTCGCAGGTGCGCGGGATCCTGGGCACCTACATCGGCAAGGACAACGACAACACCGCCGACCAGTTCGCCTTCGCCCACGCGCTCGCCGGCGCCTCAGGGACAGACCTGCCCCAGGTGCGGGCCCGCGTCCTGACCGCAGCGGCTTTCGGCGTCATCAACCGCACCACCGGCGACATCGCCCAGGACGCGGCGAAGCGCCGCGAGGTCTACGACGCGCTGGCCGCGATCGACCTCGGCGGCTGGGACGACTACCAGCAGCTGGGGCTCGCCGCCCTGGACCCCCTGGGCCGGGCGCAGGTGATGCGACCGGTCCTGCCCGACCTCGCCCGGTCCCTGGGCGACAACCTACCGCTGCTGCTCGGGGTGGGGCAGGTCGCGGAGCACCTGCACGACCTGACGACCGCGCGCTTCGCGTGGGCGACGACGGCGGAGGAGTTCAACCGCAGCGGCACCTCAGGAGACGTCGGCCAGTCACTGGCCTTGCTGGCCAACCTGCGCCTCATCGCCGGTCAGGTCGGCGAGGCACGCGCCGACGGGGAGAACGCCCGTCGCATGGCCCTGGACCTGGGGCTGCCGGTCGTCGCCGCCGCTGCGGAGGCGGGCTTAGCTCGTACCTACCTGTGGGCTGGGCGCCCGCAGGAAGCCGCCGCCGCGGTGCGACGGGCCCGCCAGCACCACTCCGGCACTCAGATCGTGCAGGCCGCCGCCAACATCTCCTGGTCGGCCGGCCTCGTCGCGCTGCACGAGCGCCGCTACAGCGACGCGCTGGCAGAAATGCGCGCCGTCGGACTGCACCGCGCCCACGCGCAGTGGGCGGTGGCGGACCTCACCGAGGCCGCGGTGCGCTGCGGGCGCGGTGACGAGGTCGAAGAGTTCGTCGCCCAGGTCGAGCACGCCGCGGGAGTACTGCAGTCAGGTCTCCTGGCGATGCTCGTGCATCGCAGTCGCGCCCTGCTCTCCGACGGGCCGGCGGCCGGCGATCACTTCGAGGCGGCCCTGACCGCGGGCGAGGGCAGCGGCGCCCCGCTGGAGGTGGCCCGCACCCACCTGCTGTACGGGCAGTGGTTGCGTCGAACCCGCCGCGTCCTGGAGGCACGCAGGCACCTCGGTGACGCCTTGCGTCAGTTCGAAGCTACCGGTGGGAGCTCCAGTTCCCTCGCCGTTCGCGCTACGGCTGAGCTGCGTGCCGCCGGCAGCGCGCCCTCCCAGCGCGTCGAAGCCCCCACCACGTGGATGCTGACGGCGCAGGAACTGCAGATCGCTCAGCTGGCCGCGGAAGGTCTGACGAACAAGGAGATCGCCGACCGTCTGTACCTCTCCCACCGCACCGTCTCCTCCCACCTGTACCGGGTCTTCCCCAAGCTGGGCATCGCCCACCGACATCAACTGCGCGACGCGTTGAGCTACGCCCACGACCAAGAGAACCGGACTTCGGCATCAGGTGTCTGA
- a CDS encoding FtsX-like permease family protein, protein MARLVVGELLADLRTWVGAGVVAGTAAAVGAVAACLLQTAAESDAMAAVALYPIAGVVVFFTAVATLVVLSSIAQLTISSQQRSHALWQLIGMNPRQMRVIVLTQLLLVALTGALIGTVLAAPLVLPFCRWVLVGSSGLQGLPLRFGAPAAATVVAVVTLVVTLGGRRAARAASRTSGMALVREADPPLAPMSRRRRVGAVVLAALVVLLVISVRDTPLEQVQVPLMLVGPLVAGVVITLSPLIYAPFLRTWTALVPSHVSASWFLAAHAAAHGTARTSATTSPLVMAVAFSGGLYAATNTVRAAVAVQTGQEPPAPPLQTAVLLIGGPLLLAAIGAAATVFMSGRVRDRESALVRAAGGSHGVVLLGAVWESVIYAVTATVLGLVAVIVTAGVAAWATADAGGFTTPAFGAGAVAATAGAGLLLLLAATVPTTLLALRRDLAPALSVD, encoded by the coding sequence ATGGCGAGGCTGGTCGTCGGGGAACTGCTGGCTGATCTGCGCACCTGGGTCGGCGCGGGGGTGGTAGCGGGAACCGCGGCGGCGGTGGGTGCTGTTGCGGCGTGCCTGCTGCAAACGGCTGCGGAGAGCGACGCGATGGCGGCGGTGGCGTTGTACCCCATCGCCGGGGTGGTCGTCTTCTTCACCGCGGTCGCCACTCTGGTGGTGCTCTCCTCGATCGCGCAGTTGACAATCAGCTCCCAGCAGCGCTCCCACGCCTTGTGGCAGCTGATCGGCATGAACCCCCGCCAGATGCGTGTGATCGTGCTGACCCAGCTGCTGCTGGTGGCCTTGACCGGCGCGCTGATCGGCACTGTGCTCGCCGCGCCCCTGGTGCTGCCGTTCTGCCGTTGGGTGCTGGTGGGATCGAGCGGTCTGCAGGGGTTGCCCTTGAGGTTCGGAGCACCCGCCGCGGCAACTGTCGTCGCTGTTGTCACCCTCGTCGTCACCCTCGGGGGGCGGCGTGCTGCCCGGGCCGCCTCGCGCACGAGCGGGATGGCGCTGGTCCGTGAGGCCGATCCACCGCTGGCACCCATGAGCCGGCGCCGCCGGGTCGGCGCCGTCGTCCTCGCCGCGCTCGTGGTGCTGCTGGTGATCAGCGTCCGTGACACCCCCCTGGAGCAGGTGCAGGTGCCGCTGATGCTGGTGGGGCCCTTGGTGGCGGGCGTGGTGATCACCTTGAGTCCACTGATCTATGCGCCTTTCCTCCGTACCTGGACCGCCCTGGTGCCCTCGCACGTCTCGGCGTCGTGGTTCCTGGCCGCCCACGCAGCCGCGCACGGGACCGCCCGCACCAGCGCCACGACCAGCCCGCTGGTGATGGCCGTGGCCTTCTCCGGTGGCCTGTACGCGGCCACGAACACCGTGCGCGCGGCGGTGGCGGTGCAGACGGGCCAGGAACCGCCGGCGCCGCCGCTGCAGACGGCGGTGCTGCTCATCGGCGGCCCGTTGTTGCTAGCGGCGATCGGTGCGGCGGCGACGGTGTTCATGTCCGGGCGGGTGCGCGATCGCGAATCAGCGCTGGTGCGGGCCGCCGGCGGGAGCCACGGCGTGGTCCTGCTGGGTGCAGTGTGGGAGTCGGTGATCTACGCGGTCACGGCGACGGTGCTGGGTCTAGTGGCCGTCATCGTCACCGCGGGAGTCGCGGCGTGGGCCACGGCGGACGCGGGAGGGTTCACGACGCCGGCGTTCGGTGCAGGTGCGGTCGCTGCGACCGCGGGCGCGGGACTGCTGCTGCTGCTGGCGGCGACGGTTCCTACCACGCTGCTGGCGCTGCGGCGGGACCTGGCGCCTGCGCTGAGCGTGGATTGA
- a CDS encoding ABC transporter ATP-binding protein: protein MTALPLIAHDVTKSFPDRDGTGVTPVLRGVSLSVQPGELVSVVGPSGSGKSTLLHCLSGLESPTSGSVQIAGTALAGLSGRSLARLRREHVGFVFQSYNLISSLTAWDNVALPARLARRRVREDEVDRALAHVGLTERARFKPAALSGGQQQRVAIARALAVERDIVFADEPTGALDTTAGAQVLALLRRAASGQRSVVMVTHDLEAAALADRVLVLRDGSVHSELRDASAAQVLDAVTRAGVNA from the coding sequence ATGACGGCACTGCCCCTGATCGCTCACGATGTCACCAAGTCCTTCCCCGACCGTGACGGTACCGGCGTCACTCCCGTGTTGCGGGGGGTGAGCTTGTCGGTGCAGCCCGGTGAGCTGGTCTCGGTCGTGGGCCCCAGCGGCTCGGGGAAGTCCACGCTGCTTCACTGTCTCTCCGGCTTGGAGTCGCCGACCTCCGGTTCGGTGCAGATCGCCGGCACCGCCTTGGCCGGCTTGAGCGGCAGGTCGCTGGCCCGGCTGCGGCGTGAGCACGTCGGGTTCGTCTTCCAGTCCTACAACCTCATCTCCTCCCTGACCGCCTGGGACAACGTGGCGTTGCCGGCGCGGTTGGCGCGCCGGCGCGTGCGTGAGGACGAGGTCGACCGGGCCCTGGCCCACGTCGGTCTGACCGAACGTGCGCGCTTCAAGCCGGCCGCCCTCTCCGGTGGGCAGCAGCAGCGCGTTGCCATCGCTCGGGCCCTGGCGGTGGAACGCGACATCGTCTTCGCCGACGAGCCCACCGGCGCCCTGGACACCACCGCCGGGGCGCAGGTGCTGGCCCTGCTTCGCCGGGCCGCCTCCGGGCAGCGGTCGGTGGTCATGGTGACCCACGACCTGGAGGCGGCGGCCCTGGCTGACCGGGTGCTGGTGCTGCGGGACGGCTCGGTGCACAGCGAACTGCGCGATGCCAGCGCAGCGCAGGTCCTCGACGCCGTCACTCGCGCCGGCGTGAACGCGTGA
- a CDS encoding type 1 glutamine amidotransferase domain-containing protein has protein sequence MSSNTSTRTSPAPTLASAPTPALGSDAGATVTAGPVPVLPSAEELAARDNRVAIGPDVATRGRVAILTADRVEDVEFFYPYYRFVEEGYAVDVITPSGGALTGYKGMGLKETIALDQVDPRDYDLLFIPGGLAPGELRRDPRAIAFVQAVAGWGTTIGAVCHGPQVLVDAGLVAGRSMTSWHEVAPEITAAGGTYLDQALVEDGQFITSRKPGDMPLEVSRLLQRLTAATPA, from the coding sequence ATGTCCAGTAACACCTCCACTCGAACTTCCCCGGCCCCGACCCTGGCCTCGGCCCCGACTCCGGCCCTGGGCAGCGACGCGGGCGCCACCGTCACGGCGGGGCCCGTTCCGGTGCTGCCCAGCGCCGAGGAACTCGCCGCCCGTGACAACCGGGTCGCCATTGGACCCGACGTTGCCACCCGCGGCCGCGTCGCCATCCTCACCGCTGATCGCGTCGAGGACGTGGAGTTCTTCTACCCCTACTACCGCTTCGTGGAAGAGGGCTACGCCGTCGATGTCATCACCCCCTCCGGTGGAGCGCTGACCGGCTACAAGGGCATGGGCTTGAAGGAGACCATCGCCTTGGACCAGGTCGATCCCAGGGACTACGACCTGCTGTTCATCCCCGGCGGGTTGGCTCCGGGAGAGCTGCGCCGCGACCCGCGGGCTATCGCCTTCGTGCAGGCCGTGGCCGGGTGGGGAACCACCATCGGCGCGGTCTGCCACGGCCCTCAGGTGCTCGTCGACGCCGGTCTGGTCGCCGGGCGGTCCATGACGTCCTGGCACGAGGTGGCGCCGGAGATCACCGCCGCCGGTGGGACCTACCTGGACCAGGCCCTGGTGGAGGACGGGCAGTTCATCACCTCCCGCAAGCCCGGGGACATGCCGTTGGAGGTCTCCCGGCTGCTGCAGCGCCTGACCGCGGCCACACCCGCCTGA